The Pocillopora verrucosa isolate sample1 chromosome 2, ASM3666991v2, whole genome shotgun sequence genome has a segment encoding these proteins:
- the LOC131776042 gene encoding LHFPL tetraspan subfamily member 2a protein isoform X1, with product MFRKSSSADFLAEMSAISVLWTVLSLVLLFTCTLALFSPFWHEHLPDPLSTNNSESFTAFGLLRFCFQEQFVTLQEIDAWRSSKYCSFYENIFSGIPSIYWKGAASTYALALVLLLGALFLAHVACCQRFICGKSVFAIAGVMQSIAVALLVVSLLVYPFGFKSTYVQQHCGSSSGFFTSGACDIAWGYVLAIVSTALLFFCPMIAYHLSVARPRSKATVV from the exons ATGTTTAGGAAGAGCTCAAGTGCAGATTTCTTG gCAGAAATGTCAGCAATTTCAGTGTTATGGACAGTTTTGTCTCTAGTTCTACTGTTCACTTGTACCTTGGCATTATTTTCTCCGTTTTGGCATGAACACCTTCCTGATCCTTTGTCAACAAACAACAGTGAGTCCTTTACAGCATTTGGTCTTCTACGATTCTGCTTCCAGGAGCAATTTGTGACTTTACAAGAGATAGATGCTTGGAGATCCTCAAAATACTGCTCTTTTTATGAGAATATTTTCTCTGGAATCCCTTCTATTTACTGGAAGGGTGCTGCTAGTACCTATGCACTTGCACTGGTTCTGTTGTTGGGTGCACTTTTCCTTGCACATGTAGCATGCTGCCAAAGATTTATTTGTGGAAAGTCTGTCTTTGCCATTGCTGGAGTTATGCAGAGCATTGCAG TGGCTCTTTTGGTAGTCAGTCTGCTGGTGTACCCATTTGGTTTCAAATCCACTTATGTTCAGCAGCACTGTGGTAGCTCAAGTGGTTTTTTTACATCTGGGGCTTGTGACATTGCCTGGGGTTATGTACTAGCTATTGTGAGCACAGCATTGCTTTTTTTCTGTCCAATGATTGCCTACCATCTCTCAGTGGCAAGACCAAGGTCAAAGGCAACCGTGGTATAA
- the LOC131776042 gene encoding LHFPL tetraspan subfamily member 2a protein isoform X2 has product MSAISVLWTVLSLVLLFTCTLALFSPFWHEHLPDPLSTNNSESFTAFGLLRFCFQEQFVTLQEIDAWRSSKYCSFYENIFSGIPSIYWKGAASTYALALVLLLGALFLAHVACCQRFICGKSVFAIAGVMQSIAVALLVVSLLVYPFGFKSTYVQQHCGSSSGFFTSGACDIAWGYVLAIVSTALLFFCPMIAYHLSVARPRSKATVV; this is encoded by the exons ATGTCAGCAATTTCAGTGTTATGGACAGTTTTGTCTCTAGTTCTACTGTTCACTTGTACCTTGGCATTATTTTCTCCGTTTTGGCATGAACACCTTCCTGATCCTTTGTCAACAAACAACAGTGAGTCCTTTACAGCATTTGGTCTTCTACGATTCTGCTTCCAGGAGCAATTTGTGACTTTACAAGAGATAGATGCTTGGAGATCCTCAAAATACTGCTCTTTTTATGAGAATATTTTCTCTGGAATCCCTTCTATTTACTGGAAGGGTGCTGCTAGTACCTATGCACTTGCACTGGTTCTGTTGTTGGGTGCACTTTTCCTTGCACATGTAGCATGCTGCCAAAGATTTATTTGTGGAAAGTCTGTCTTTGCCATTGCTGGAGTTATGCAGAGCATTGCAG TGGCTCTTTTGGTAGTCAGTCTGCTGGTGTACCCATTTGGTTTCAAATCCACTTATGTTCAGCAGCACTGTGGTAGCTCAAGTGGTTTTTTTACATCTGGGGCTTGTGACATTGCCTGGGGTTATGTACTAGCTATTGTGAGCACAGCATTGCTTTTTTTCTGTCCAATGATTGCCTACCATCTCTCAGTGGCAAGACCAAGGTCAAAGGCAACCGTGGTATAA